One stretch of Cohaesibacter intestini DNA includes these proteins:
- a CDS encoding tripartite tricarboxylate transporter permease, translated as MLEYISIVLSFESLLTIFIGTVAGVAIGGMPGLTATMAVGLLVPFTYTMDPTPGLMLLGGIYCGAMYGGSIPAILLNTPGTPAAVATAIEGYRMSRKGRAGVALKTSVVASFCGGTFSAFVLLLFAPFLAMQALKFGPAETFLLALMGLAGIVSIADENSSLIKALIAGLIGMIIAIIGTDDMSGSLRYTMGMIELVDGIDFMPALIGLFSMIQMLELAGMHKQTIDTSILEKASKKEPLPKGISKFIALGSGTGTVIGILPGEGATIAAFISYNFSKRISKVKEMFGKGNPEGIAAAEAGNNGCVGGSLVPTLTLGIPGNSVAAALMGAFIIHGMIPGPELFTEYADRTYPFIISLFVANGVFLMVGIMFAPYLARVALVPPALMVPVVSAFAVLGSYALNNSVFDIYLMIAFAVGGLVLRKVGYSLEALILGLILGPIAEGGFSQGMIIGHGSPWVFFESNIAKLMWVIILLLLLPPLYSYFKTIRHHHNKSVSDSENAG; from the coding sequence ATGCTTGAATATATCTCTATTGTTTTATCGTTCGAATCGCTGCTGACGATCTTCATCGGGACCGTGGCTGGTGTCGCCATTGGTGGGATGCCCGGTTTGACTGCAACCATGGCTGTGGGCCTTCTGGTGCCGTTTACCTATACCATGGACCCGACACCGGGATTGATGTTGCTTGGCGGTATTTATTGCGGGGCCATGTATGGTGGTTCGATCCCTGCAATTCTGCTGAACACGCCCGGTACACCTGCGGCGGTCGCCACAGCGATTGAAGGCTATCGCATGAGCCGCAAAGGCCGGGCTGGCGTGGCGCTCAAGACTTCGGTCGTGGCCTCCTTCTGCGGCGGGACCTTTTCCGCGTTCGTGCTGCTGCTGTTCGCCCCCTTCCTTGCCATGCAGGCCCTGAAATTCGGACCTGCCGAAACCTTTTTGCTGGCGCTGATGGGTTTGGCCGGCATCGTTTCGATTGCTGATGAGAATTCCTCGTTGATCAAGGCGCTGATCGCCGGATTGATCGGGATGATCATCGCAATTATCGGTACAGACGATATGTCGGGTAGCCTTCGCTACACGATGGGGATGATTGAGCTGGTCGATGGTATCGACTTCATGCCTGCCCTGATCGGTCTGTTTTCGATGATCCAGATGCTGGAACTGGCTGGCATGCACAAGCAAACGATCGACACGTCGATCCTGGAAAAGGCCAGCAAGAAAGAGCCATTGCCAAAAGGCATCAGCAAATTCATCGCTCTGGGATCCGGAACGGGCACCGTGATCGGCATTCTGCCGGGCGAGGGCGCAACGATTGCAGCCTTCATTTCCTACAATTTCTCCAAACGCATCTCCAAGGTCAAAGAGATGTTCGGCAAGGGCAATCCAGAGGGCATCGCTGCCGCCGAGGCAGGCAATAACGGGTGTGTTGGCGGCTCTCTGGTGCCCACCCTGACGCTTGGTATTCCGGGTAACTCGGTGGCTGCCGCTTTGATGGGGGCCTTCATCATTCACGGGATGATCCCCGGGCCGGAACTGTTCACTGAATATGCGGACAGAACCTATCCCTTCATCATTTCCCTGTTCGTCGCGAATGGTGTGTTCTTGATGGTTGGGATCATGTTTGCCCCGTATCTCGCCCGTGTTGCACTTGTGCCACCTGCTCTGATGGTGCCTGTGGTCAGTGCTTTCGCTGTACTTGGCTCTTATGCATTGAACAATTCGGTGTTCGATATCTATCTGATGATTGCCTTTGCAGTGGGTGGTCTGGTGCTGAGAAAAGTGGGCTATTCTCTGGAAGCGCTGATCTTGGGCCTTATCCTTGGTCCAATCGCCGAAGGCGGATTCTCGCAAGGCATGATCATCGGTCATGGATCGCCTTGGGTCTTCTTTGAAAGCAACATTGCCAAGCTCATGTGGGTGATCATCCTCCTCCTTCTGCTGCCGCCGCTTTACAGCTACTTCAAGACGATCCGGCATCACCATAACAAGAGCGTATCAGACAGCGAAAACGCTGGATGA
- a CDS encoding inorganic phosphate transporter: MEVAFLIFLSSGLFLGWSLGANDAANVFGTSVGTGMVRFSTAAIVCSIFLILGAVISGAGAAHTLGKLGSVNTMAGAFMAAFSAALTVYWMTRAELPVSTSQAVVGAIIGWNLFSSSIIDSESLIKIVLTWVACPVLAGIVAIPIYKGVKLFLRVANPHLFRLDAYTRAALIFAGALGAYSLGANNIANVMGVFVDSSPFTDFEVAGLFQLTSIQQLFLVGALAISLGVFTYSKRVMMTVGKGLLPLTPLAAWVVVISHSIVLLLFSSVQLEHFLASSGLPTIPLVPVSSSQAVVGAVIGLALLQGGRGINWRVMGGISVGWVTTPIISATVCFFALFFLQNVFNQDVYQETHYALSREGVERISQEGVDIEPLRSLQGKTFTDAVAFRDALRDVVSVDAKIEKRIIERAKLTPLYVDYSKMHVFEDGWLSANQLQAIKGLSGLRFSYTWQLEEDLALISDEWALLEKTTLNKLRNKEVRSQLDAVIRTFSSHSE, encoded by the coding sequence ATGGAAGTCGCGTTTCTCATTTTCCTCTCGAGTGGTTTGTTTCTTGGATGGTCTCTGGGTGCAAATGATGCGGCGAACGTCTTTGGTACGTCGGTCGGTACGGGCATGGTCCGATTTTCAACGGCGGCCATTGTCTGTAGCATTTTCCTGATCCTGGGGGCTGTTATCAGTGGTGCGGGTGCCGCGCATACTCTGGGAAAGCTTGGCTCTGTCAACACCATGGCGGGGGCATTCATGGCGGCCTTCTCTGCCGCTTTGACGGTCTACTGGATGACCCGTGCCGAACTGCCGGTCTCGACCAGTCAGGCCGTGGTGGGCGCAATCATTGGCTGGAACCTGTTCAGCAGCTCCATTATTGACAGCGAGTCCCTGATCAAGATCGTTCTTACCTGGGTGGCATGTCCTGTCTTGGCGGGGATCGTGGCGATCCCGATCTACAAGGGGGTGAAGCTGTTTCTCAGGGTCGCCAATCCTCACTTGTTTCGGCTGGATGCCTATACCCGCGCGGCGTTGATCTTTGCCGGGGCTCTGGGTGCCTATAGTCTGGGTGCCAACAATATTGCGAATGTGATGGGTGTGTTCGTTGATTCTTCTCCCTTCACGGATTTTGAAGTCGCAGGGTTGTTCCAACTGACCTCGATCCAGCAACTGTTTCTGGTTGGTGCGTTGGCGATCAGTTTGGGTGTCTTTACTTATTCCAAACGCGTCATGATGACGGTCGGAAAAGGGCTGCTGCCGCTGACCCCGCTTGCTGCATGGGTTGTCGTCATCTCTCATTCCATCGTGCTGCTGCTGTTCTCGTCGGTACAACTGGAGCATTTTCTGGCCTCGTCCGGCCTGCCCACCATTCCTCTGGTGCCTGTTTCAAGCTCGCAAGCCGTGGTTGGGGCTGTGATTGGCCTTGCTCTGCTTCAGGGAGGGCGCGGCATCAACTGGCGTGTTATGGGGGGCATCAGCGTTGGTTGGGTCACCACACCGATCATCTCCGCAACGGTATGTTTCTTCGCTCTCTTCTTTCTTCAAAATGTGTTCAATCAGGATGTTTATCAGGAAACACACTATGCCCTGTCACGGGAAGGTGTTGAGCGCATTTCTCAGGAAGGTGTCGATATCGAACCGTTGCGCTCCCTGCAGGGCAAGACATTCACCGATGCCGTGGCCTTTCGCGATGCTCTACGGGACGTGGTGTCTGTCGATGCCAAAATCGAGAAACGCATCATTGAACGTGCCAAACTGACGCCCTTGTATGTCGACTATAGCAAGATGCATGTTTTCGAGGATGGATGGTTAAGTGCCAATCAACTCCAAGCCATAAAGGGGCTTTCCGGGCTTCGCTTCAGCTATACATGGCAGCTTGAGGAAGATTTGGCGCTCATATCGGATGAATGGGCCTTGTTGGAGAAGACAACCCTGAACAAGTTGCGCAACAAAGAGGTGCGAAGCCAGCTGGATGCGGTAATTCGGACCTTCTCATCCCATTCGGAGTGA
- a CDS encoding Bug family tripartite tricarboxylate transporter substrate binding protein, whose amino-acid sequence MLAKTLLASAVIALGLPSLAIADDYPSKPISIVVPSKAGGSTDSTARMFAELAEKNNPGFEFVIKNVPGSGGQKGFEQIARAEADGYTIGLNFTPQLVAHIVSKRAKYTLDSFKVMGNVAQDPAIVVVPNGSPIKSMDDLAKLAKEKALTVAVNGIGSDDFLAAKAFEEAAGVSFNLLPTKGSTEQKAGVLGGHVDAAFMNLSQMIKQHAAGDALIIALLTEERDPHLKEVATALEQGYDVKMRATRGFVAPAGIDPAIQGKLDTILQEVTESDAFKAKAAKSNIFLLLQNGDDYHAYLKDLQTKTQSVYDKAPW is encoded by the coding sequence ATGTTAGCAAAAACACTTTTGGCAAGCGCAGTCATTGCGCTTGGGTTGCCGTCGCTCGCCATTGCGGATGATTATCCAAGCAAACCAATCTCCATCGTCGTGCCTTCAAAGGCTGGCGGTTCCACTGACAGCACCGCACGGATGTTTGCTGAGCTGGCGGAAAAGAACAATCCCGGATTCGAATTCGTCATCAAGAATGTTCCCGGTTCCGGTGGCCAAAAGGGTTTTGAGCAGATCGCTCGTGCCGAAGCGGACGGCTACACCATTGGCCTGAACTTCACGCCACAGCTGGTTGCTCACATTGTTTCCAAACGGGCAAAATACACGCTTGATAGCTTCAAAGTGATGGGCAACGTTGCTCAGGATCCGGCTATTGTCGTGGTTCCGAACGGTAGCCCAATCAAGTCTATGGATGATCTGGCCAAATTGGCCAAGGAAAAAGCCCTGACCGTTGCTGTCAACGGCATCGGCTCCGACGATTTTCTTGCTGCCAAAGCGTTTGAAGAAGCCGCTGGTGTTTCCTTCAATCTGCTGCCAACCAAAGGCTCGACCGAGCAGAAAGCCGGCGTTTTGGGTGGCCATGTGGATGCCGCCTTTATGAACCTGTCGCAGATGATCAAACAGCATGCTGCTGGTGATGCGCTCATCATTGCTTTGTTGACCGAAGAGCGTGACCCGCATCTTAAAGAAGTTGCGACCGCTCTTGAGCAGGGATACGACGTCAAGATGCGCGCAACCCGCGGTTTCGTGGCACCTGCCGGTATCGATCCTGCTATTCAGGGCAAGCTCGACACCATTCTGCAAGAGGTTACCGAGAGCGACGCGTTCAAAGCCAAAGCTGCGAAGAGCAACATTTTCTTGCTGCTGCAAAATGGCGATGACTATCACGCATATCTGAAAGATCTGCAGACCAAAACGCAAAGCGTCTATGACAAAGCGCCTTGGTAA
- a CDS encoding tripartite tricarboxylate transporter TctB family protein produces the protein MTRKLVDRSVLILMIVGAVLLFNSTASYTGIAVSTSAKYVQFLAVSIGLLCTVQLGFSISRDKGQERLVLTDHFPRFLSLIVGLILFAITFEHVGFFVAAGIFIPIISVALGYRRYVTIGLTTLGVLLFVYLVFIQLLAVNLPTGGS, from the coding sequence ATGACTAGAAAACTCGTAGATCGATCAGTTCTCATACTGATGATCGTGGGTGCTGTGCTGTTGTTTAACAGCACAGCTTCCTACACCGGTATCGCCGTGTCGACGTCGGCTAAGTATGTCCAGTTCCTGGCAGTTTCCATTGGCCTACTCTGCACTGTTCAACTCGGCTTCAGTATTTCTCGTGACAAGGGACAAGAGCGGCTCGTTCTGACGGATCACTTTCCACGTTTCCTCAGCCTGATTGTCGGACTGATCCTGTTTGCGATCACCTTCGAGCATGTCGGCTTCTTCGTCGCTGCGGGTATTTTCATACCGATCATTTCCGTTGCCCTTGGATATCGGCGCTACGTGACGATAGGCCTGACAACGTTGGGGGTCCTGTTGTTCGTGTATCTGGTGTTTATCCAGCTTCTGGCCGTGAACTTGCCAACCGGCGGCAGTTAA
- a CDS encoding RidA family protein, translated as MSIERLGVERTGAGGQQLPFSPAVRAGDFIYVSGQVAMNDQGEIEYGGIEAQTRLVMENLIKVLALADCTLDDVVKANCWLDDTRDFWTFNKVYASYFKNGAPARSTVRSQLMVDAKVEIDVIAYKPA; from the coding sequence ATGTCAATAGAGAGACTGGGCGTTGAACGCACCGGAGCAGGGGGACAACAGCTCCCATTTTCCCCAGCCGTACGCGCTGGCGATTTCATTTATGTTTCCGGACAGGTCGCAATGAACGATCAGGGCGAAATCGAATATGGTGGCATCGAGGCTCAGACCCGTCTGGTCATGGAAAATCTGATCAAGGTACTGGCCCTTGCCGACTGCACCCTTGATGATGTGGTCAAGGCCAATTGCTGGCTTGATGACACACGCGACTTCTGGACCTTCAACAAGGTCTATGCCAGCTATTTCAAGAATGGCGCCCCGGCCCGTTCCACCGTCCGCTCGCAGTTGATGGTTGACGCCAAGGTCGAAATCGACGTGATTGCCTACAAGCCTGCCTAA
- a CDS encoding DUF47 domain-containing protein, with protein sequence MVFANRNFTVFKKASRLEAQVDEFLDLISEAGLLFRQCIELYLSQGESEEFTTKFQQIDELETRCDVLRRVIEAELFERTLIPDLRADVLALMEGIDDAMNLYEDNARRFADEIPNIPEEYHKDFRELTETVVESMESTILASRAFFRNIEEVRDHLHKVGFFETEADHISARTIRKVFRSDLTLEQKIHIRYFISKIDDIADRAEDLGDNLAICTIKRRI encoded by the coding sequence ATGGTATTTGCGAACAGGAATTTTACCGTTTTTAAGAAAGCGTCGCGGCTGGAAGCGCAGGTGGATGAGTTCCTTGATTTGATTTCGGAAGCCGGCTTGCTTTTCCGTCAGTGTATTGAGTTGTATCTCTCGCAGGGAGAAAGCGAAGAGTTCACCACGAAGTTTCAGCAGATTGATGAACTGGAAACGCGCTGCGATGTCTTGCGTCGCGTGATCGAAGCCGAACTTTTCGAGCGCACGCTGATCCCTGATTTGCGTGCCGATGTGCTTGCGCTGATGGAGGGCATCGATGATGCGATGAATCTCTATGAGGACAATGCCAGACGCTTTGCGGACGAGATTCCCAATATTCCAGAGGAATATCATAAAGACTTCAGGGAATTGACGGAAACAGTTGTCGAATCCATGGAGTCGACAATTCTGGCCTCGAGGGCCTTCTTCCGCAACATCGAGGAGGTGCGTGACCACCTTCACAAAGTGGGCTTCTTTGAGACGGAAGCTGACCATATCAGCGCCAGAACCATTCGGAAGGTGTTTCGCTCCGACCTGACGTTGGAGCAGAAGATACACATTCGCTACTTCATCAGCAAAATCGACGATATCGCCGATCGCGCTGAAGATTTGGGTGATAATTTGGCGATTTGCACAATCAAGCGCCGTATCTAG
- a CDS encoding sigma-54-dependent transcriptional regulator has product MNINRVMLVDDEEEVRLSVAQTLELAGFDVETYSHAEDALRNLAPHWPGIVITDLKMPRVDGHEFLKRIMAIDSDLPVIILTAHGDIPIAVQTIRDGAYDFMEKSAEPDYLISIIYRALEKRSLVLENRGLRRELGTARELEGRLIGKSAAMEKLRNLVMTLADTDVDVLLLGETGTGKEVTARCLHDFGRRGKHPFIALNCGALAESVIESELFGHEEGAFTGASKRRIGKIEFAEGGTLFLDEIESMPANMQVRLLRILQERALERVGGNESVNVNIRVIAASKIDLREAVATGSFREDLQYRLQVAQVMLAPLRGRVEDVPLLFRNFVDAAAVRYRRPIPDIDTATLQELMQRPWPGNVRELRNVAERFVLGLNEPDDIAGEGFAEDAGASSSLSEQMACFERATIAKALECHNGQIGVTADALGLPRKTLYLRMQKYDLNREDFM; this is encoded by the coding sequence ATGAATATCAATCGTGTCATGTTGGTCGATGATGAGGAAGAGGTTCGTCTCTCTGTCGCGCAAACGCTGGAACTGGCCGGGTTCGACGTTGAAACCTATTCTCATGCCGAAGACGCTTTGCGCAATCTTGCGCCACACTGGCCGGGCATTGTCATCACCGACTTGAAGATGCCGCGCGTGGATGGCCATGAATTCCTCAAGCGCATCATGGCGATTGACAGTGACTTGCCTGTCATCATTCTCACGGCCCATGGCGATATCCCGATTGCTGTGCAGACCATTCGCGACGGCGCTTATGATTTCATGGAAAAATCCGCCGAGCCTGACTATTTGATCTCCATTATTTATCGAGCGCTGGAGAAGCGCAGTCTGGTGCTGGAAAATCGGGGGTTGCGCCGGGAGCTTGGAACAGCCCGAGAGCTGGAAGGTCGGCTGATCGGCAAATCCGCTGCCATGGAAAAACTGCGCAATCTGGTGATGACACTGGCTGATACGGATGTTGATGTCCTGTTGCTTGGGGAGACAGGAACAGGCAAGGAAGTCACGGCGCGTTGTCTGCATGATTTCGGGCGGCGCGGAAAACACCCTTTCATCGCGCTCAATTGCGGTGCTCTGGCGGAAAGCGTGATTGAAAGCGAGCTGTTCGGCCACGAGGAGGGCGCTTTTACCGGCGCGAGCAAGCGTCGCATCGGAAAGATTGAATTTGCTGAGGGTGGGACGCTTTTTCTGGATGAAATCGAGAGCATGCCCGCCAATATGCAGGTTCGTCTGTTGCGGATATTGCAGGAAAGAGCCCTGGAGCGCGTGGGTGGCAATGAAAGCGTGAATGTCAACATTCGGGTGATTGCCGCTTCCAAAATCGATCTGCGTGAAGCGGTTGCCACAGGCTCGTTCCGGGAGGATTTGCAGTACCGGCTGCAAGTGGCACAGGTGATGCTGGCGCCTTTGCGGGGGCGGGTTGAGGATGTGCCTTTGCTGTTCCGCAATTTCGTCGATGCGGCGGCGGTCCGATATCGTCGTCCAATTCCTGATATCGACACCGCAACATTGCAAGAGTTGATGCAGCGTCCATGGCCTGGAAATGTGCGCGAGCTGCGCAATGTGGCCGAGCGGTTTGTGCTGGGCTTGAATGAGCCGGATGACATCGCCGGTGAAGGATTCGCAGAGGATGCAGGGGCGTCGAGTTCGCTGAGTGAACAGATGGCCTGTTTCGAGCGGGCAACCATCGCCAAGGCGCTGGAATGCCACAACGGGCAGATTGGCGTTACTGCCGATGCACTCGGTCTTCCCCGCAAGACCCTGTATCTGCGGATGCAAAAATATGATCTGAATCGCGAAGACTTCATGTGA
- a CDS encoding D-TA family PLP-dependent enzyme: MFEQISTPSVLIDLDVAEANIARYQDYCDAHGLALRPHIKTHKLPLLAKKQIAQGAVGITCQKISEAEAMLSEGGISDLLLTYNILGQDKRDALKALASRTRLSVVADNETVVSGLSQTFTSAPADLDVLVECDTGAGRCGVQSPEDAAKLALMIDQAPGLTFKGLMTYPPAGQSHAVDQWLQTAKAQIEASNLKVEIVSSGGSPDMWQAHLGTTVTEYRTGTYIYNDRSLVARGVCSFDDCALTILATIVSRPTPRRAIIDAGSKVLTSDLLGLDGFGHVLGHDELKIDQLSEEHGRIVSKEPINLKVGDRVRIVPNHACVVTNMLDEVQLIRGEQFETSSPVVARGKVW, from the coding sequence ATGTTTGAACAGATCTCCACACCATCAGTCCTCATCGACCTCGATGTGGCCGAAGCCAACATTGCGCGCTATCAGGATTATTGCGACGCCCATGGATTGGCGCTAAGGCCGCATATCAAGACCCACAAATTGCCCTTGCTGGCGAAAAAGCAAATCGCGCAAGGCGCTGTCGGGATCACCTGCCAGAAGATTTCCGAGGCCGAAGCCATGCTGTCTGAAGGCGGCATTTCCGACCTTCTCCTCACCTATAACATTCTGGGGCAGGACAAACGCGACGCCCTCAAGGCGCTGGCATCCAGAACGCGGCTATCTGTGGTGGCTGACAATGAAACGGTGGTGAGCGGTCTGTCGCAGACCTTCACATCGGCACCGGCCGATCTGGATGTACTCGTTGAATGCGACACCGGCGCAGGGCGCTGCGGTGTTCAAAGCCCGGAGGATGCAGCAAAGCTTGCCCTTATGATCGATCAGGCACCGGGCCTCACCTTCAAGGGCTTGATGACCTACCCGCCCGCCGGACAAAGCCATGCGGTGGATCAGTGGTTGCAGACCGCCAAGGCACAGATCGAGGCCTCAAACCTTAAGGTCGAGATCGTTTCGAGCGGCGGCTCGCCCGACATGTGGCAAGCCCATCTGGGAACCACTGTGACCGAATATCGAACGGGCACCTATATCTATAATGACCGTTCACTGGTGGCGCGCGGTGTGTGCTCATTCGATGACTGCGCATTGACTATTCTGGCAACCATCGTCTCGCGCCCGACGCCCCGTCGGGCGATCATCGATGCAGGGTCCAAAGTCCTCACATCCGATTTGCTCGGCCTTGACGGTTTTGGTCATGTTCTGGGGCATGATGAGCTGAAAATCGACCAATTGAGCGAAGAACACGGCCGGATTGTCAGCAAGGAGCCGATCAATTTGAAGGTCGGAGACAGGGTTCGCATCGTGCCCAATCATGCCTGCGTCGTAACCAACATGCTCGACGAGGTCCAACTTATACGCGGTGAGCAATTTGAAACATCCAGCCCAGTCGTCGCGCGCGGCAAGGTCTGGTGA